The following coding sequences lie in one Pseudomonas syringae CC1557 genomic window:
- the rfbB gene encoding dTDP-glucose 4,6-dehydratase translates to MKILVTGGAGFIGSAVIRHIIANTTDSVVNVDKLTYAGNLESLQSADKSERYAFEHVDICNREDVDRVFKQHQPDAVMHLAAESHVDRSITGPSEFIQTNIIGTYTLLEAARGYWSQLDEARKANFRFHHISTDEVYGDLEGPEDLFTETTPYQPSSPYSASKASSDHLVRAWSRTYGLPTLVTNCSNNYGPCHFPEKLIPLIILNALEGKPLPIYGKGDQVRDWLYVEDHARALYKVVTEGEIGETYNIGGHNEKQNLEVVHAVCALLDQLRPDSAHLPHASLITYVQDRPGHDLRYAIDASKIQRELGWVPEESFESGIRKTVQWYLDNPEWVAHVKSGSYQQWIDKNYTARADK, encoded by the coding sequence TTGAAGATCTTAGTAACAGGCGGTGCTGGCTTCATCGGTTCGGCGGTCATTCGGCACATCATTGCCAATACGACCGACTCCGTCGTAAACGTCGACAAGCTTACCTATGCGGGCAATCTTGAATCACTTCAGTCCGCCGACAAGAGCGAGCGTTACGCTTTTGAACACGTAGACATCTGCAACCGTGAGGATGTGGATCGGGTTTTTAAACAGCATCAGCCCGATGCCGTCATGCACCTGGCTGCCGAATCCCACGTTGATCGCTCAATCACCGGTCCGTCGGAATTCATCCAGACCAACATTATTGGCACCTATACGCTGCTTGAAGCTGCACGCGGCTACTGGAGCCAACTGGACGAAGCGCGCAAAGCCAACTTTCGCTTCCACCATATTTCGACCGATGAAGTGTATGGCGATCTGGAAGGCCCGGAAGATCTCTTCACGGAAACAACCCCATATCAGCCAAGCTCACCCTACTCGGCCAGCAAGGCCAGCTCCGACCACTTGGTACGTGCATGGAGCCGCACCTACGGCCTGCCAACGCTGGTCACCAACTGCTCGAACAATTACGGCCCGTGCCATTTCCCCGAGAAGTTGATCCCTCTGATCATCCTCAACGCGCTGGAAGGCAAGCCACTGCCCATTTACGGGAAAGGCGATCAGGTGCGTGACTGGCTCTACGTCGAAGACCATGCCCGCGCACTTTACAAAGTCGTAACCGAGGGCGAGATCGGCGAGACTTACAACATCGGTGGTCACAACGAGAAGCAGAACCTCGAAGTGGTACACGCGGTCTGCGCCCTTCTCGACCAACTGCGTCCTGACTCCGCTCATCTTCCGCATGCAAGCCTGATCACTTATGTTCAGGACCGTCCGGGCCACGACCTGCGCTACGCTATCGATGCCAGCAAAATCCAACGAGAGCTGGGCTGGGTGCCGGAAGAAAGCTTCGAATCCGGAATTCGCAAGACCGTGCAGTGGTATCTCGATAATCCTGAGTGGGTAGCTCACGTCAAAAGCGGCAGCTACCAGCAGTGGATAGATAAAAACTACACAGCACGCGCCGATAAATGA
- the prfA gene encoding peptide chain release factor 1 — protein sequence MKASLLNKLDVLSDRFEELTALLGDAEVISDQTRFRAYSREYAEVEPVVALYTQLLKVQGDLDGAQALLKDSDPDMREMAVEEVRETKQQLVELEAQLQRMLLPKDPNDGRNVFLEIRAGTGGDEAAIFSGDLFRMYSRYAERRGWRVEVLSENEGEHGGYKEVIARVEGDSVYGKLKFESGAHRVQRVPETESQGRIHTSACTVAVLPEPDEQQAIEINPADLRVDTYRSSGAGGQHVNKTDSAIRITHLPSGIVVECQEERSQHKNRARAMSWLSAKLNDQQTSAAANAIASERKLLVGSGDRSERIRTYNFPQGRVTDHRVNLTLYSLDEVLAGGVDAVIEPLLAEYQADQLAALGD from the coding sequence ATGAAAGCTTCACTGCTCAATAAGCTGGATGTACTCAGCGACCGTTTCGAGGAACTGACCGCGCTGCTAGGCGACGCGGAAGTCATCAGCGATCAGACACGCTTTCGCGCTTATTCCCGTGAGTACGCCGAGGTGGAGCCGGTTGTTGCGCTCTACACGCAGTTGCTCAAGGTGCAGGGCGATCTTGACGGCGCACAGGCTCTGCTCAAAGACAGCGACCCGGACATGCGCGAAATGGCTGTCGAGGAAGTGCGCGAGACAAAACAGCAACTGGTCGAGCTGGAAGCTCAATTGCAGCGCATGCTGCTGCCCAAGGACCCGAACGACGGTCGCAACGTGTTTCTGGAAATCCGTGCGGGAACCGGCGGTGATGAAGCCGCGATCTTCTCTGGCGACCTGTTTCGCATGTATTCGCGTTATGCCGAGCGACGTGGCTGGCGGGTGGAAGTACTCTCCGAAAACGAGGGCGAGCACGGCGGTTACAAGGAAGTCATCGCGCGGGTCGAGGGTGACAGTGTTTACGGCAAACTGAAATTTGAGTCTGGCGCGCACCGTGTACAGCGCGTGCCCGAGACCGAATCCCAGGGCCGCATCCATACGTCGGCCTGTACCGTTGCGGTCCTGCCGGAGCCTGATGAGCAGCAAGCGATCGAAATCAACCCGGCCGACCTGCGCGTCGACACCTATCGTTCGTCGGGGGCCGGTGGTCAGCACGTCAACAAGACTGACTCGGCGATCCGTATCACTCACTTGCCATCGGGCATCGTTGTCGAGTGTCAGGAAGAGCGTTCGCAGCATAAGAACAGAGCCCGGGCAATGTCCTGGTTATCTGCCAAACTGAATGATCAACAGACCAGCGCGGCTGCCAATGCCATCGCCAGTGAGCGCAAACTGCTCGTCGGGTCGGGTGATCGTTCGGAGCGTATCCGCACGTACAATTTTCCTCAGGGGCGAGTGACGGATCACCGTGTCAATCTGACCCTGTACTCGCTGGATGAAGTGCTGGCGGGCGGAGTTGATGCAGTGATAGAGCCGCTACTCGCTGAATATCAGGCTGATCAACTTGCGGCACTGGGTGATTAA
- the ispE gene encoding 4-(cytidine 5'-diphospho)-2-C-methyl-D-erythritol kinase: MRTPQLVLPAPAKLNLMLHILGRRPDGYHELQTLFQFLDHGDELGFAVREDGEIRLQTDVPGVPHDSNLIVKAARALQQQSGCTLGMDIWLEKRLPMGGGIGGGSSDAATTLLGLNHLWQLGWDEDRLAALGLTLGADVPVFVRGRAAFAEGIGEILTPENPEEPWYLVLVPQVAVSTAEIFSDPLLTRDTPPIKVRPVPKGNSRNDCKAVVERRYPEVRNALNLLGKFTEAKLTGTGSCVFGAFPNKAEADKVSALLAETLTGFVAKGSNISMLHRKLQIL; the protein is encoded by the coding sequence ATGCGTACGCCACAACTGGTACTGCCTGCCCCGGCCAAGTTAAACCTGATGCTGCACATTCTTGGGCGTCGTCCTGACGGCTACCACGAACTGCAAACCCTGTTTCAGTTTCTCGATCATGGCGACGAGCTGGGCTTCGCCGTTCGCGAGGACGGCGAAATCCGTCTGCAGACCGACGTCCCCGGCGTCCCCCATGACAGTAACCTGATCGTCAAAGCTGCCCGCGCCCTGCAGCAACAGTCAGGTTGCACGCTGGGCATGGACATCTGGCTGGAAAAACGCCTGCCTATGGGCGGCGGCATCGGTGGTGGAAGTTCCGATGCGGCCACTACCCTGCTCGGCCTGAATCATTTGTGGCAACTGGGTTGGGATGAAGATCGTCTCGCCGCGCTGGGCCTGACGCTGGGTGCCGACGTACCTGTTTTTGTGCGTGGCCGTGCAGCGTTTGCTGAGGGTATCGGTGAAATACTGACCCCGGAAAACCCTGAAGAACCATGGTATTTGGTGCTCGTGCCGCAAGTCGCTGTAAGTACAGCAGAAATTTTTTCAGATCCGTTGTTGACACGCGACACTCCGCCCATTAAAGTGCGCCCCGTTCCCAAGGGAAACAGTCGAAATGACTGTAAAGCGGTTGTAGAGAGGCGTTACCCGGAAGTACGTAACGCTTTGAATTTGTTAGGTAAATTTACCGAAGCAAAATTAACCGGAACTGGAAGTTGTGTGTTTGGGGCCTTCCCAAACAAAGCTGAAGCTGATAAAGTCTCGGCCCTTCTTGCAGAGACCCTTACGGGGTTCGTAGCGAAAGGAAGTAACATCTCGATGTTGCATCGCAAGCTGCAAATTCTGTAG
- a CDS encoding 50S ribosomal protein L25/general stress protein Ctc produces MNEFTLNAEQRSDLGKGASRRLRRLASLVPAVVYGGNKAPESISMLAKEVAKLLENEAAYSHIIELNVGGTKQNVIIKALQRHPAKGHVMHADFVRVVAGQKLTAIVPVHFIGEETPVKKGGEVSHVTSELEVSCLPKDLPEFIEVDVSALEIGSIVHLSDVKAPKGVEFVALAHGNDLAIANVHAPRVVADEADEKEEGAAE; encoded by the coding sequence ATGAACGAATTTACCCTGAATGCAGAACAGCGTTCCGACCTGGGGAAAGGTGCGAGCCGCCGCCTGCGTCGTCTCGCCAGCCTGGTTCCAGCTGTCGTCTACGGTGGCAACAAAGCCCCTGAGTCCATCAGCATGCTGGCCAAAGAAGTTGCCAAACTGCTCGAAAACGAAGCGGCTTACAGCCACATCATCGAGCTGAATGTTGGCGGCACCAAGCAAAACGTCATCATCAAGGCACTGCAACGTCACCCGGCCAAAGGCCACGTGATGCACGCTGACTTCGTACGCGTTGTTGCTGGTCAGAAACTGACCGCAATCGTACCTGTCCACTTCATCGGTGAAGAAACTCCGGTCAAGAAAGGCGGCGAAGTTTCGCACGTTACCTCCGAACTGGAAGTTTCCTGCCTGCCGAAAGATCTGCCTGAGTTCATCGAAGTAGACGTGTCTGCTCTGGAAATCGGTTCGATCGTTCACCTGTCCGACGTCAAAGCGCCTAAAGGCGTCGAGTTCGTTGCACTGGCACACGGCAACGACCTGGCTATCGCCAACGTCCACGCACCACGTGTAGTCGCTGACGAAGCTGACGAAAAAGAAGAAGGCGCTGCCGAGTAA
- a CDS encoding tetratricopeptide repeat protein: MNRSSALFLALAFLGGCQSMAPATSQPVTAQKDAPPAPEAKPQVYGSFTQDTLVSLLSAELAGQRNRFDIALDNYVTQAIKTQDPGVSERAYRIAEYMGADQSALQTALIWAKNDPKNLEAQRAAAIQLARAGRYDDSLVYMERVLQGQGDTHFDFLALSAAETDPDTRNGLLKSFDRLLGKYPNNGQLIFGKALLLQQNGDAEQSLKLLEDNPPKEGEVAPILLHARLLQSMNRGKEAVPLLEKSIKKYPDDKRLRLTYARMLVEQNRMEDAKVQFAALLQQYPDDDELRFSLALVCLEAKAWDEAAGYLEELIARGAHVDSAHLNLGRIHEEREDPQSALNEYAQVGPGPDYLAAQLRQADILVSNGNGAEAAKRLSEARAEEPDYAIQLYLIEAETLTSNDQLDRGWQVLSQALKQYPDDVNLLYTRAMLAEKRNDLTQMEKDLRTIIKREPENAMALNALGYTLSDRTTRYAEARALIEKAHKINPDDPAVLDSLGWVNYRMGNLDAAEGYLRQALERFPDHEVAAHLGEVLWAKGEQREARKVWAKALEQQPDSPILRSTLQRLTGSENL, encoded by the coding sequence ATGAATAGATCCTCCGCGTTGTTCCTAGCTCTTGCCTTTCTAGGTGGCTGCCAGTCCATGGCCCCCGCTACGTCGCAACCCGTGACAGCCCAGAAAGATGCACCTCCCGCGCCTGAAGCCAAGCCGCAGGTGTACGGCTCGTTCACTCAGGACACCCTGGTCAGCCTGTTGAGCGCGGAGCTGGCTGGCCAGCGCAACCGTTTCGATATCGCGCTGGATAACTACGTGACCCAGGCGATCAAGACTCAGGACCCTGGCGTTTCGGAGCGTGCCTACCGTATTGCCGAGTACATGGGCGCGGATCAGTCTGCACTGCAAACAGCGCTGATCTGGGCAAAAAACGATCCGAAGAATCTGGAGGCACAACGCGCCGCTGCGATCCAGCTGGCACGTGCCGGGCGTTATGACGACTCTCTGGTGTACATGGAGAGAGTCCTGCAAGGCCAGGGCGATACCCATTTTGACTTCCTCGCACTGTCCGCGGCGGAAACCGACCCGGACACCCGCAATGGCCTGCTTAAAAGTTTCGACCGACTGCTGGGTAAATACCCCAACAACGGTCAGCTGATTTTCGGCAAGGCGCTGCTGCTCCAGCAGAACGGCGACGCCGAGCAGTCGCTCAAGCTGCTTGAAGACAACCCGCCGAAAGAAGGCGAAGTCGCGCCTATTCTGTTGCACGCACGCTTGCTGCAAAGCATGAATCGCGGCAAGGAAGCGGTGCCCCTGCTGGAAAAAAGCATCAAGAAGTACCCGGACGACAAGCGCCTGCGCCTGACGTATGCGCGCATGCTGGTCGAACAGAACCGCATGGAAGACGCCAAAGTACAGTTCGCTGCGCTTTTGCAGCAGTACCCCGATGACGACGAGTTGCGCTTTTCGCTGGCACTGGTCTGCCTCGAAGCCAAGGCCTGGGATGAAGCAGCAGGTTACCTCGAAGAACTGATTGCCCGAGGCGCGCATGTGGATTCGGCGCATTTGAATCTGGGCCGCATTCACGAGGAGCGCGAGGACCCGCAAAGCGCGCTTAATGAATACGCTCAAGTCGGCCCGGGGCCGGACTATCTCGCCGCGCAGTTGCGCCAGGCCGATATTCTGGTCAGCAATGGCAACGGCGCGGAAGCCGCCAAACGGCTTTCCGAAGCGCGCGCCGAAGAGCCGGATTACGCAATCCAGCTGTACCTCATCGAAGCCGAGACGCTGACCAGCAATGATCAGTTGGATCGTGGCTGGCAGGTCCTGAGCCAGGCGCTCAAGCAATATCCGGACGACGTCAATCTGCTTTATACGCGGGCCATGCTGGCTGAAAAGCGCAATGACCTGACCCAGATGGAAAAAGACCTGCGCACCATCATCAAGCGCGAACCGGAAAACGCCATGGCGCTGAACGCGCTGGGGTACACCCTTTCGGACCGCACGACCCGCTACGCAGAAGCCCGAGCACTGATCGAGAAAGCCCACAAGATCAACCCCGATGATCCAGCAGTACTCGACAGCCTTGGCTGGGTGAACTACCGCATGGGGAATCTGGACGCCGCCGAAGGCTATCTGCGTCAGGCCCTTGAGCGCTTTCCCGACCATGAAGTAGCAGCGCATCTGGGCGAAGTACTGTGGGCCAAGGGCGAGCAGCGCGAAGCCCGTAAAGTCTGGGCAAAAGCCCTGGAACAGCAACCCGACAGCCCTATTCTGCGCAGCACCCTGCAGCGCTTGACCGGATCAGAGAACCTTTGA
- a CDS encoding ribose-phosphate pyrophosphokinase, with amino-acid sequence MSKMMVFTGNANPDLARRVVRQLHIPLGDVSVGKFSDGEISTEINENVRGKDVFIIQPTCAPTNDNLMELVVMADAFRRSSASRITAVIPYFGYARQDRRPRSARVAISAKVVADMLTVVGIDRVLTVDLHADQIQGFFDIPVDNIYGSPVLVDDIEDQRFENLMIVSPDIGGVVRARAVAKSLGVDLGIIDKRREKANHSEVMHIIGDVEGRTCILVDDMVDTAGTLCHAAKALKEHGAAKVFAYCTHPVLSGRAIENIENSVLDELVVTNTIPLSAAAQACGRIRQLDIAPVVAEAVRRISNEESISAMFR; translated from the coding sequence GTGTCCAAGATGATGGTCTTTACGGGGAACGCCAACCCCGATCTCGCTCGGCGTGTAGTACGTCAGCTGCATATCCCACTGGGTGATGTTTCTGTTGGAAAATTTTCCGACGGCGAAATCAGCACTGAGATTAATGAAAACGTCCGCGGTAAAGACGTCTTCATCATTCAGCCGACCTGCGCTCCGACGAACGATAACCTGATGGAACTCGTCGTGATGGCTGATGCCTTCCGCCGCTCCTCAGCGTCCCGAATCACTGCTGTGATTCCTTACTTTGGTTATGCCCGCCAGGATCGCCGTCCGCGCTCCGCACGTGTTGCTATCAGCGCGAAAGTCGTTGCCGATATGCTTACCGTGGTGGGAATCGATCGTGTACTCACGGTTGATCTTCATGCTGACCAGATTCAGGGTTTCTTCGATATTCCGGTAGATAACATCTACGGCTCCCCCGTTCTGGTGGACGACATCGAAGACCAGCGCTTTGAAAACCTGATGATCGTTTCCCCGGATATCGGTGGCGTCGTGCGTGCACGTGCTGTTGCCAAATCCCTGGGCGTCGATCTCGGGATCATCGACAAGCGCCGCGAGAAAGCCAATCACTCCGAAGTGATGCATATCATCGGTGATGTCGAAGGGCGTACCTGTATTCTGGTTGATGACATGGTCGATACCGCAGGCACTCTGTGCCACGCGGCCAAGGCCCTGAAAGAGCATGGCGCTGCCAAGGTCTTTGCCTACTGCACACACCCTGTGCTTTCGGGTCGGGCGATCGAAAACATTGAAAACTCCGTGCTGGACGAACTGGTGGTCACTAACACCATCCCGTTGTCCGCCGCGGCTCAAGCTTGTGGCCGTATCCGTCAACTGGACATTGCCCCGGTAGTCGCCGAAGCGGTTCGCCGCATCAGCAACGAAGAATCGATCAGCGCGATGTTCCGTTAA
- the pth gene encoding aminoacyl-tRNA hydrolase — MTAIQLIVGLGNPGAEYEQTRHNAGALFVERIAAAQRVNLVPERKFFGLTGRFTHQGQDVRLLIPTTYMNRSGQAVAALAGFYRIPVESILVAHDELDLPPGVAKLKVGGGHGGHNGLRDIIAQLGNQNTFHRLRLGIGHPGDASKVSGFVLGRAPRAEQEKLDASIDFALGVLPDIFAGEWNRAMKNLHSQKA; from the coding sequence GTGACCGCCATACAACTGATCGTGGGCCTGGGAAATCCAGGTGCTGAATACGAACAGACCCGGCATAACGCAGGGGCTCTTTTCGTTGAGCGTATTGCTGCGGCGCAACGAGTCAATCTCGTTCCCGAGCGCAAATTCTTCGGCCTGACCGGACGCTTCACGCATCAGGGTCAGGATGTTCGTCTGCTGATTCCCACCACCTACATGAACCGCAGCGGCCAGGCCGTCGCGGCACTCGCCGGTTTCTACCGGATTCCGGTCGAGTCGATTCTGGTGGCGCATGACGAACTTGATCTGCCTCCGGGCGTTGCCAAACTCAAAGTGGGCGGCGGCCATGGCGGTCATAACGGCCTGCGCGACATCATCGCGCAGCTCGGCAACCAGAACACTTTTCATCGCTTGCGGCTTGGCATTGGCCACCCGGGCGATGCCAGCAAGGTATCCGGTTTTGTCCTGGGTCGAGCGCCACGCGCCGAACAGGAAAAACTGGACGCCAGTATCGACTTTGCCCTCGGCGTGCTGCCGGATATCTTCGCCGGTGAATGGAACCGGGCGATGAAAAACCTGCACAGCCAGAAGGCCTGA
- the ychF gene encoding redox-regulated ATPase YchF: MGFNCGIVGLPNVGKSTLFNALTKSGIAAENFPFCTIEPNTGIVPMPDPRLAALAAIVNPKRILPTTMEFVDIAGLVAGASKGEGLGNKFLANIRETDAIAHVVRCFEDENVIHVSNSVDPKRDIEIIDLELIFADLDSCEKQLQKVTRNAKGGDKDAVVQKGLLEQLIAHFSEGKPARSLMKRMSNDDKAVIRGFHLLTTKPVMYIANVAEDGFENNPLLDVVRAIAEEEGAMLVPVCNKIEAEIAELDDGEEKDMFLEALGLEEPGLNRVIRAGYEMLHLQTYFTAGVEEVRAWTVRVGATAPQAAGVIHTDFEKGFIRAEVVAYDDFIQFKGEAGAKEAGKWRLEGKEYIVKDGDVMHFRFNV, encoded by the coding sequence ATGGGATTCAATTGCGGCATCGTCGGCCTGCCTAACGTCGGCAAGTCCACCCTGTTCAACGCCCTGACCAAATCCGGTATTGCGGCCGAGAACTTCCCCTTCTGCACCATCGAGCCGAACACCGGTATCGTGCCGATGCCCGACCCGCGTCTGGCGGCCCTGGCAGCCATCGTCAACCCGAAGCGCATCCTGCCAACCACCATGGAGTTCGTCGACATCGCCGGCCTCGTGGCAGGTGCCTCCAAGGGCGAAGGCCTGGGCAACAAGTTCCTCGCCAACATCCGCGAGACTGACGCCATCGCCCACGTAGTGCGCTGCTTCGAAGACGAAAACGTGATTCACGTTTCCAACAGCGTCGACCCCAAGCGCGACATCGAGATCATCGATCTGGAGCTGATCTTCGCCGACCTCGACAGCTGCGAAAAGCAACTGCAAAAGGTCACACGTAACGCCAAGGGCGGCGACAAGGACGCAGTGGTCCAGAAAGGCCTGCTCGAGCAACTGATTGCACACTTCAGCGAAGGCAAGCCGGCACGCAGCCTGATGAAGCGCATGAGCAATGACGACAAAGCCGTCATTCGTGGCTTCCACCTGCTGACCACCAAACCGGTCATGTACATCGCCAACGTCGCCGAAGACGGCTTCGAGAACAACCCGCTGCTGGACGTGGTCCGTGCCATCGCCGAAGAAGAAGGCGCGATGCTGGTACCGGTCTGCAACAAGATCGAAGCAGAAATCGCCGAGCTGGATGACGGCGAAGAGAAAGACATGTTCCTCGAAGCCCTGGGCCTAGAAGAACCCGGCCTGAACCGCGTGATTCGCGCAGGCTATGAAATGCTCCACCTGCAGACTTACTTCACCGCAGGCGTTGAAGAAGTCCGCGCCTGGACCGTCCGCGTCGGCGCTACCGCACCACAGGCCGCTGGCGTGATCCACACCGACTTCGAAAAAGGCTTTATTCGCGCCGAAGTGGTGGCCTATGACGACTTCATCCAGTTCAAGGGCGAAGCCGGCGCCAAGGAAGCGGGTAAGTGGCGTCTGGAAGGCAAGGAATACATCGTTAAAGACGGTGATGTGATGCATTTCAGGTTTAATGTGTAA
- the hemA gene encoding glutamyl-tRNA reductase → MAFLALGINHKTASVDVRERVAFTPEQLVEALQQLCRLTDSREAAILSTCNRSELYIEHDHLAADSILAWLANYHHLSLEELRASAYVHEDDAAVRHMMRVASGLDSLVLGEPQILGQMKSAYAVAREAGTVGPLLGRLFQATFSAAKQVRTDTAIGENPVSVAFAAVSLAKQIFSDLQRSQALLIGAGETITLVARHLHDLGVKRIVVANRTLERASMLAAEFGAHAVLLSDIPAELVNSDIVISSTASQLPILGKGAVESALKLRKHKPIFMVDIAVPRDIEPEVGELDDVYLYSVDDLHEVVAENLKSRQGAALAAEQLVSVGAEDFMSRLRELAAVDVLRAYRQQSERLRDEELSKAQRMLANGSNAEEVLIQLARGLTNKLLHAPSVQLKKLSAEGRVDALAMAQELFALGEGSTDKPPQ, encoded by the coding sequence ATGGCCTTCCTTGCACTCGGTATCAACCATAAGACCGCCTCGGTCGACGTTCGCGAGCGTGTGGCATTTACCCCGGAACAGCTGGTCGAGGCGCTGCAACAGCTGTGTCGCCTGACCGACAGTCGTGAGGCTGCGATCCTTTCGACATGCAATCGCAGCGAACTGTACATCGAACATGATCACCTCGCGGCCGACAGCATTCTGGCCTGGCTTGCCAATTACCATCACCTCAGCCTGGAAGAGTTGCGCGCCAGCGCCTATGTCCATGAGGATGATGCGGCAGTGCGTCACATGATGCGCGTGGCGTCGGGGCTGGACTCGCTGGTGCTGGGCGAGCCGCAGATTCTCGGTCAGATGAAGTCCGCGTATGCCGTTGCCCGCGAAGCCGGAACGGTCGGGCCATTGCTCGGTCGCCTGTTTCAGGCCACATTCAGCGCCGCCAAACAGGTGCGCACAGACACCGCAATCGGTGAAAACCCGGTTTCAGTGGCGTTTGCCGCAGTCAGCCTTGCGAAACAGATTTTCAGCGACCTGCAACGCAGTCAGGCGTTGTTGATCGGTGCAGGCGAGACCATTACTCTGGTCGCCCGGCACCTGCATGACCTTGGCGTCAAGCGAATCGTGGTGGCTAACCGAACGCTGGAGCGTGCCAGCATGCTCGCCGCCGAGTTTGGTGCGCATGCGGTGCTGCTCTCGGATATTCCTGCTGAACTGGTCAACAGCGACATCGTTATCAGCTCCACCGCCAGTCAGTTGCCGATTCTCGGCAAGGGTGCGGTGGAAAGTGCGCTGAAACTGCGTAAGCACAAACCTATTTTCATGGTCGACATCGCCGTACCGCGCGACATCGAACCGGAAGTCGGCGAGCTGGACGACGTTTACCTGTACAGCGTCGATGATCTGCATGAAGTAGTGGCAGAAAACCTCAAGAGCCGTCAGGGTGCGGCACTGGCTGCCGAACAATTGGTCAGTGTCGGTGCCGAAGACTTCATGTCGCGCCTGCGCGAACTGGCGGCGGTCGACGTATTGCGCGCTTACCGTCAGCAGAGCGAGCGGTTGCGCGACGAAGAATTGAGCAAGGCGCAGCGCATGCTGGCCAACGGCAGCAATGCCGAAGAGGTGCTGATCCAGCTGGCACGCGGGCTGACCAACAAATTGCTGCACGCGCCCAGTGTGCAACTGAAGAAGCTGTCTGCTGAAGGTCGCGTGGATGCGCTGGCCATGGCCCAGGAACTTTTTGCCCTCGGTGAGGGCTCGACGGATAAACCCCCGCAATGA
- the lolB gene encoding lipoprotein insertase outer membrane protein LolB — translation MFLRHVIVFSLIALLTGCAGLTSREAVQGKGDPAQWREHKQQLSSLDGWQINGKVGIRAPKDSGSGTLFWLQRQDYYDIRLSGPLGRGAARLTGRPGAVALEVANQGRYEAATPESLLQDQLGWKLPVSHLVWWVRGLPAPDSKSSVTLDGDSRLASLIQDDWQVEYLSYVEQNGYWLPERIKLHGQDLDVTLVIKDWQPRKLGQ, via the coding sequence ATGTTTTTGCGCCACGTAATCGTATTCAGCCTTATCGCCCTGCTCACCGGCTGCGCCGGACTCACTTCCCGCGAAGCCGTTCAGGGCAAGGGCGATCCCGCGCAATGGCGCGAACATAAACAGCAATTGAGCAGCCTCGATGGCTGGCAGATCAACGGCAAGGTCGGTATTCGTGCGCCGAAGGATTCCGGCAGCGGCACCCTGTTCTGGCTACAGCGCCAGGACTACTACGATATTCGCCTGTCCGGTCCGCTGGGCCGGGGCGCTGCGCGACTGACCGGCCGGCCGGGTGCCGTGGCACTGGAAGTGGCCAATCAGGGTCGCTACGAGGCCGCGACACCGGAGTCGCTGCTGCAGGATCAACTGGGCTGGAAACTGCCCGTTTCGCATCTCGTGTGGTGGGTCCGCGGCTTGCCCGCCCCCGACAGCAAGAGCAGCGTGACGCTGGATGGCGACAGCCGCCTGGCGAGCCTGATTCAGGATGACTGGCAGGTGGAATACCTCAGTTATGTCGAACAGAACGGCTACTGGCTGCCTGAGCGCATCAAGCTGCACGGTCAGGACCTCGACGTCACACTGGTCATCAAGGACTGGCAGCCTCGCAAACTGGGGCAATAA